The genomic segment GATTGCATcttaaagtaaaaaaagtataatccaagaacaaaatgaaaaacattaaaatcattAAGAAAGTTATGGAAGTGCAGGAAGGAAACTTGTCAAACTTGTGACCTTTAttgagtaattttttatatccacagtttagttgtttttattatatagacaataatttaataagctcatctttcttgatttttaatttacaaactCAATTCACACTACTCAAATTACAAGCAAGTAATTTTAGGCAAGTCATTCGtagattataaatatatacacttgaggaatgagaatgagaggagcgattaatgtttatttaaaattaaaagaaaattaattgaagaatcaaatgtaatttttttaaaatgataacatTTACTTCATTAGTATagtcttcaagaaattggaattAGTCTTAAAATTATGTCCCAAGTCTTTCAAAAAATATGTTGCTTTCATGGCAACTTTCAAGTTGGAGAACCCCCTAAACAATTCCTACTAGAGATGCTATTAGTtcacaatatttaaaattgaaaaaataaatctttgTCCAAAAATCAGCTCAACGAAATAAGTTAACATGAGAAACAATTCCTCCAATAcgagtttttttaatatttttttttcacatcatAATAATTTGTGTCAAGTTTTAAAGCAGTGACTACAAGTTGAAACTCAGTAGAgtagaagaaaatgagagtgtgTTTGTACAAGAATATGAAGGGTGTGGAAAATCAAGCATCAAAACCAGAATAGATACCATTCTCTCTCAACAGCCTCTTCTCTTCTTCAACATAATTTTTGCCTCTGCTAGCTTGACCCAgctctctcttcctcttttccTTCTGAGAGAAAGAAAGATTCTTCTTGTCATTCCTAGTCAGGACAGCTGGCAGCTGCTCTCCTTGGGAAATAGCCTCCCTTGTTTTTTGTCGCTCTTCATATGATTCTTCAATTTCCTTCTCTGCACGCTTTTCTTTTCCACTGGACCACGACCAATCTTGCTTCGACTCATCCCCTTCTCTGGGTGCCGGTACTTTTAGGACCGAAGGTCCACCTCTATACCCATGTCTCCTCAGAGCCTCAAAGTCAATTACACCGCTTTTCTGCTTCCTAGATTTCCCTGtacacaaatataattaataaagagATCAAACAGCCACAAAATTAGGGAGACAACCTTTAAAGTTATACGGTACTCTCCAGTATTTTCATGAAATAAACCCATTTCACCAACTATGATCAAGTCAATTACAGTTCTCATTTCTGATATTGGTTTTAATGATTCTGATATTCTCATTTTTGTTTCCCGGAAAATTACAGTTCAATATGCCAAACAAATTCTTGCAAGAATTTATGTGAAGCCAAAATAGTACAATACTTCACATGGTTAATTGTGTCCTTAAATTACTCGATCCTTTTTATGCATGTACGATGTAGAGAAATCAGAATCAACTCCTATAATTGAGGCTAGCAATAGATAGGTAAGAGTAATGTTAGCAGACACCCATACATACCCCTACCTAGAGAGATAtggaaataaaagagaaaagtgaTAGATGCAATAAAATACATGATATGAAAAAAGGAGATATAGAAAAATCGATGGATCAAATGGTTGTTTGAAATAATGGAGGGTCCATGTATTATTACCCAGATGGGTAATTCCTCCTAGCCAAAGACTTTATCCATCAGCAACTGTATAGTGACAGATCAGAAACTATATTGCACTAACAACTTGGGGGTGAGTTTAAACCCTCAACAACTGAATCTACGTCAGTAATCACTATCTATATCAGTTAAAAACAGACAATTAGCACGTGATCAAATTGTGTCAACTCTCAACCATAAGATCAACCCTCAGTTATCTTTTTGCTTTAGCCAATACTTATAAGCTATTAGATATCAAGGAAGgatttattagaaaaaagatATTCATCAGTGTGATTTTACAAGGGATTTTTATCCACCATTGGGTGAAGCCCAATATACCCTTCTCCAAAAGTTCAGAAAATTCCACATCAACACCATAGGGTTAAACCAATGACAGAGTTTCATATTGCTAGGATGAGCGACAGCATCAATCCACATTCTAGGCACCAAGAAGATAACTGTAAAAGTAGGAAAGATAACCCAATCGCTATTTATGTTGTGAGTTTCATCAAATATACCCACAgcacaaaacacaaaacatgGGAGTGCGACATAACCCCAACAAAATCCAATGCTAAATTGGATCAAATTTGTGAAGATACTTTGTGCACCTGTCACTCCCCCATGAATTATTGTCATAAACAAGTAAAGTGTATAACTTTCACATTGAATCAAAGTTTGAGCAATCAGCAGAGTGATAAAAACTACCAGACAAAAAAAGGAGGATGTACATTAAATAATACCTTTGGAGTTTTCCGCTCCAGCTTCACTATCATGTTCAGAGTCTGAATGTGAAGATGATGACTCGTCATCGTCACTCCATGGCATAGTCCTCTTCATAGTACGGATAACGCCACGGCACAATCACCACGAATACAAACAAGGGTTCAACCCCCGATGATGCTTCTCTGcaaataaaaagtgaaagatGCAATGCTCAAATACCGCTCGACAGAAACAACAACACGTTCAATCtaagaataaaaatttgaaatttaaaatgataacgAAAAAGTGATGAATTATTAGGAGCTGAGCTTAGGTTGCCCTCAAAGACGCAGACCGATGAAATTTTTTCAGAAACTGTAcaaaaacagagaaaataaaCATGCGCGTGCGTGCCGTAAGTAAGAATTGGGGAATTAAACGGTGATGAATTTTGGGGAAAAAAtaggaaagaagaaagaaaacataaagCTGAAAAAATGGAGTACTGAGGAAAGGGAAGTGAGAGAGTACCGCCACTGGTTCGGTGGTTGTTGGTGGCTGCTTTCGGAATCGGAATTTCGATTCTGACTACGCTCTCTGCTATAAGCTCCCTTTTTAGGGATTTCTCAGCTGCGAATTTAGAATTCTGCAGTTTCCagtgcagaaaaaaaaaattaagtaaaacaaaaaatgatagagtattttattaaatcatttagtgcctaaaattgcaacaattagtcaaattgataaaaaaaaaaacttaaattttgttcCTAAAATTCTTTTCACGTATTTTGACCCTTAATTCACATaactttatcaattttatccTAATATTACTTAGTCAGTAGTAGTATTAATGATTAATATGATAGAAACTACATTTAAAATAACtcaacttcaactcttcttgaCACTGATACGTTTCAAATAGTTTAGTCATCTGTTTAATTATCTAGTTTAAATGTTTGTGCATTTTGCATATAAGCAGAATTAAATCTACGAAAATTGTGATTGTGGAGGTTCTACTTTCGAGATagcatatttaaatttatttatataaaagtattaaaagttaaagatgatattaaatactttatattaatgtgtttcttttttttatgacaaaaattaatgaagttataattataaaaataaatataagtaattttaataatttagttgtagatagtttttatttatttgtttttaaaaaatcatttatagttATACATGAAGaagactaatttataaattttaaaccctatatcttaaactaaatgaatatacatatataatttataatgttatataattaaaaaaaatagttaatgaataaatttactattttaattatatatatatatatattataaaatttatctctctactttttctttgtttttctaattttctctttaaatttaaaaatcatttatcatCCTTGTCTAGAACATTTTATACCAatcaaacaataattaaaagaagGTCAAGtctaattaacatttttttcttaaacgaagataaattctaattaataaaattttcttttagaacaagttcctttaaactctatatCTTTCTATCGtgtattttttattgtgaatataTTAATTTGTCACAAGTTTAATAAGATGAGGAAGATAATATCTTAGTTCAACTTATGATTTCTGTTTTGGTAATGTggatgattttttttccttgGTTACAGTCTTTAGGTGTGTTCTAACTTCTTCCATCAAGGACTTTTTTATGTTGGttcttcataaatttttttttgataaaaatagttgaatttttagataaaaatagTTCAATTGTGTATGTGTGAAGTATTTGAGGTTCTACATAATTTATTCAAGAAGTTTAGCAAATATTATTGAGTGAGTAAATGATAagttataaacttttttactaAACAAATGATCATTTTCCagtaaattatgtaaaatttgtctCACAAATTAGATTTCGTTCAACAAATCTCAACCTAgagagtaataaaaaaattaaatatgattatacTTTGTTTGGACATTGATGATTTGTATGATAGTTGACGATGGAATTTAAGGACAAGAATATGATTATACTTTGTTTTACTTTGAGTAATATGAATTGTTATAATTACACTAGTTTCTGTTTTTGTTGTCGGCTTATTATTTAATCACCTATTATGATTATATGGTATACATGAATAGATGATCATAAAGAGATTATGGACAACATTGTTAGAGATATAGTAATGTAAtggtgtatatatgtatatatagttgttttttagatattgttttttcttttttatgctatattttgaagaaacaattgtaaatatttgatttttgaattaATGGAGAGGTTTTAAAgactatgtatatatatttcatttgattttaatttatatcgTCAAATCTAATAGTTATAGGGTGTTACAATACTTCtaattagtaaaattattttaatttctttaaaatacataaataatccataaagaattaattaaaaagtgcaataattaataaaaaataatgtaagttataaagtattataaatattagaaagataattttaaaattatttgatattaaaacttaaattaattaatttcacttatttatttataaaatataattaagaatacaaattaattatattacaaaagattaattgattaatataattatataattgattatgttttctatttatatacattattgattataagattatttttaactgattatatgattttttataatgttttttttttggttttggatTAAGGTGATAGTAAGGCCAAGCGGAACGAGTATGGTTTTTTGtatctcattttcatttttaaagtgAAAACTTATCCTTCTTTTCATTTTCGTGTGgatataaattttttgtatttcattCCTATCTTCATCAAGGAATGTTATACTGGTATTCACACTTATATTCGTCTTTTTActcttaaaaaaatgtaaagtgTTTAGCAAACCATGGCCTGAAAGCGTCCGACCATATTGGTCTTAACTTCTTAACAAATCCTTGGCCTCAATTGCATGGATTACTTATAAGCCGAGATTAATCTATCCCCATCAGAGGTGGCCTCTTAACCCATCGCACATTATATCATGTTCATGCTTGGGTCTTGTGTACTAAGCCGACCACTTAGGCTGATGATCAGGATGACCACCCAGACCGATCAACCAAGCTAATTGCGAAGCCGACTACCCAGAGCTATGACTAGGCAGATCACCAGGCCGACCACCCAGGCCGATCACCAGGTCGTCAACCTGGGCTGTCCACCTAGGCCAACAACATGATCAGATTATCAAcaataataactcattaaacccCTAATACATATTAAGGTTTGATTGGATTATCATTAGGCTAGTGAAAgataaaagcccattacaactATTATATAAAGGTCTCAAGTATGACTTTAAATCATCATGCATACAATATGCATCTTTAGCCAGATCACCTACTGACTTAAGCATCAtagtgtcttttgcaggtatCCTTTGATATGTTTTGGATGAGCAGAACAAAATCTAGTCGAGCTTCCCAACAGCTCGACCAGTCTCATTAATAGCCTATTCGATCTGCTACAATGATCGACCAGTCTCCTACATGTTCTACTCAGTCTGCTTCAATGCTCGGTCGATCTCCTACATGTCCTGCCCGATCTACTACAGTGGTCCTCAACCATCTCCAACCTTGAATTCGGCCTAAGACCCCTACACCCCAAAACATTTTGTTATAaagtcatacctgagacctttatataataattgtaatgggcttttacctttcgcTGACCTTATTACAACTCAATCGCACCTTAATCTGCATTAGaggtttaatgagttattaccATTCATAATCTAATCATGCTCTCGGCTTGGTGGTCAGCCTAGGTGGTTGACATGGGTGGTCGCCCAGGTGGTCGGCCTTGTGGTCGGCTTGGTTGATCGGCCTGAGTGATCGACCTGGTCGTCGGCCTAGGTTATTGTACGATACACAAGCCCCAAAGTCCGAGCATGATATAATGTGCAAAGGGGTTAAGAGGCCACTTTTGGTAGGGATGGATTTTCAGTTGCCGCTTTGTATTTGTGCACTATTGTATGTTGATTAACCTCGACTTGTCGAAGATTGAAAAATTCCATGCAATTGAGgccaagaatttgttcacaagttaAGGCCAATATGGTCAGGAGCTTTGAGGCCATGTTTGGCAGAGCACTTGATGAGGCCAAGGTCAACCAACCACTTGATAAGGCCAAGGTTGGTCGAACACTTTGTGAGGACAAGGTTGGCTGAGCACTTTGTGAGGTCAAGAATGACCGAGTACCTGTGAGACCATGCTTGGCTGACCATTTGATGAGGTTAAGATTGGTCGAGCACTTGATAAGGTCAAGGTTGGCCGAACACTTTGTGAGGCCAAAGATGAGCGAGTAATTGAGACCTGAAAAGGCTGAGCAGTTGAGAGTGTGATAGGAATTCACGAAGAACGTTTCATGTTGACTGTCGGAGGTGCAACAGGAGTTCACGAAGAACGTTCATTGTTGACCTGTTGAAGGTGTGATGGGTAGTCATCCTCCCCTGTGTCGCTCATTCGAACACTTTAGGCCAGACACTTGAGACCAAATATGGTCGAGTATTTGTGAAGCCATGGGTGACCAAACAATTGAGGTCAATGTAAGACCTAACACGTGGGACCGCACACTTGAGACTGAACACTTGAGATCAAGTGTTACCGATTACATGTGAGGCCATGAGTGACCAAGCAATTGAGACTAATGTAGGATTGAACACTTCAGGCAGAACATTTGATGTTTAtagctttctttcttttctatttagttcatattatttatatagaaaaaaatgattttaatattttttttccttcttattatttttgttatctttcGAATATGTTACATATTTAAACTTCTATATTTacaactataaatatatattttatataagttcttaatctttaaattctttttgaATTAGTTGTCTTATACTTAATCTTTACTTTtagaactgaaaaaaaaaatgtcagtAACCTTGTggtagttttttgttttagaaaaaagaaattttaccCGCCTACTTGCAAACTAATTCACCAAGTTTTATACGGGTTAGTTCCTTTGAACTATTTTTGGTGGGTCAAATCTGAAATGGAGAAAAACACAAGAAATTTCTTCCCTATTTAGAAGATGATTAGAAGGAACAAAATTCTATAGGAATAGTTGAGAATTTTCATTTTCCACCTTCAAACATAAATTTCAGAATTGCTTATGGCATTACTTCCATGAGTAAAAGCCTATATATATGGTCCCAAATTTGTTCATATGAATCATGGCCTAGGTTTGAAGAACTAAAATAAGATCTTGAGGTTAGTAAGATTGACATTGAGAAAATAATTGACTGGGATTATGGGTAGTAG from the Vigna angularis cultivar LongXiaoDou No.4 chromosome 3, ASM1680809v1, whole genome shotgun sequence genome contains:
- the LOC108325085 gene encoding uncharacterized protein LOC108325085, whose product is MKRTMPWSDDDESSSSHSDSEHDSEAGAENSKGKSRKQKSGVIDFEALRRHGYRGGPSVLKVPAPREGDESKQDWSWSSGKEKRAEKEIEESYEERQKTREAISQGEQLPAVLTRNDKKNLSFSQKEKRKRELGQASRGKNYVEEEKRLLRENGIYSGFDA